From Pedobacter indicus, a single genomic window includes:
- the rocD gene encoding ornithine--oxo-acid transaminase, whose amino-acid sequence MTFFKEVDSSKEFIELENKYGAHNYHPLPVVLNKGEGVFVWDVEGKKYYDFLSAYSAVNQGHCHPKIINAMVEQAKTLTLTSRAFFNDKLGPFEKFVTEYFGFDKVLPMNTGAEAVETALKICRKWAYEKKKIDEAQAQIIVCENNFHGRTTTVISFSNDENARKNFGPYTPGFIKIPYDDIHALEKALEGNANVAGFLVEPIQGEAGVYVPTQGYLKRAKELCEQHNVLFIADEVQTGIARTGKLLAVEHEDVKPDILILGKAISGGVYPVSAVLANDPIMEVIKPGQHGSTFGGNPVAAAVAVAALQVIEEENLAENAERLGQLLREKLNDYIVGSSLVAMVRGKGLLNAIVINDTEESETAYNICLALRDNGLLAKPTHGNIIRFAPPLIITEEQLLDCANIIVETLKTFEK is encoded by the coding sequence ATGACGTTTTTTAAAGAAGTTGACTCTTCGAAAGAGTTCATTGAGTTGGAAAATAAATACGGAGCACATAATTATCACCCACTCCCGGTGGTGTTAAATAAGGGTGAAGGTGTTTTTGTGTGGGATGTAGAAGGGAAGAAATATTATGATTTTCTTTCGGCCTATTCGGCGGTTAATCAAGGGCATTGTCACCCTAAGATTATCAATGCGATGGTGGAGCAGGCGAAGACACTTACGCTGACTTCGCGTGCTTTCTTTAATGATAAGTTGGGGCCGTTTGAGAAGTTTGTGACGGAATATTTTGGTTTCGATAAGGTGCTGCCGATGAATACAGGTGCGGAAGCAGTGGAAACAGCTTTGAAGATTTGCCGGAAATGGGCTTATGAGAAAAAGAAGATAGACGAGGCTCAAGCACAGATTATTGTGTGCGAGAATAATTTTCACGGACGAACGACTACCGTTATTTCTTTTTCGAACGACGAGAATGCCCGTAAGAACTTTGGCCCTTATACTCCTGGCTTTATTAAGATTCCATATGATGACATTCATGCATTGGAGAAGGCGCTGGAAGGGAATGCAAACGTGGCCGGTTTCTTGGTTGAACCTATACAGGGTGAAGCGGGAGTTTATGTCCCTACGCAAGGCTACCTAAAAAGAGCGAAAGAATTGTGTGAGCAACACAATGTGTTGTTTATTGCTGATGAGGTGCAAACAGGAATTGCAAGGACGGGCAAGTTACTTGCTGTTGAGCATGAAGATGTGAAACCGGATATCTTAATCTTAGGTAAAGCAATTTCAGGTGGGGTGTATCCGGTATCAGCTGTCTTAGCGAATGATCCGATCATGGAGGTTATTAAGCCTGGGCAGCATGGTTCAACCTTTGGGGGGAATCCGGTTGCCGCAGCGGTTGCTGTAGCCGCTCTACAGGTCATAGAAGAAGAAAATCTGGCCGAAAACGCCGAAAGACTGGGTCAATTGCTGAGAGAGAAACTGAATGACTATATCGTCGGAAGTAGTTTGGTGGCTATGGTTCGGGGTAAAGGCTTGTTGAACGCCATTGTAATCAATGATACAGAGGAGAGCGAAACTGCCTACAATATTTGTCTGGCTTTGCGGGATAATGGATTGCTGGCCAAACCTACGCACGGCAATATCATCCGCTTTGCTCCGCCATTAATTATTACAGAGGAACAACTTTTGGATTGTGCAAACATTATCGTCGAAACATTGAAAACCTTCGAGAAATAG
- the metI gene encoding methionine ABC transporter permease MetI translates to MSESMIYLLLEGTWETIVMTFVSGFFGFLMGLPTGILLFLTRRGQILENRKFNNTISTLVNIFRAIPFIILIVWMIPFTRMVVGTSIGVEAALVPLSIGIAPFIARMVENSLIEVPNGLVEAARAMGATPTQIVRKVLLPEALPSLINSASISLIALVGYSAMGGAVGAGGLGQIGYQYGYVGYDVLIMNTVLVALVVLVFIIQFIGDRLSKYFDHR, encoded by the coding sequence ATGTCTGAGTCAATGATTTATCTACTTCTTGAAGGCACTTGGGAAACCATTGTCATGACTTTTGTGTCAGGATTCTTCGGCTTCCTGATGGGTCTGCCCACCGGAATTCTACTTTTTCTAACCCGTCGCGGACAAATACTCGAAAACAGAAAGTTCAACAACACCATTTCTACCCTAGTCAACATCTTTCGCGCCATCCCTTTCATCATCCTCATTGTCTGGATGATCCCCTTCACCCGCATGGTTGTCGGCACCTCGATTGGCGTTGAGGCAGCCTTGGTTCCATTAAGTATCGGTATCGCACCTTTTATTGCGCGGATGGTTGAAAACAGTTTGATCGAAGTACCTAACGGACTGGTAGAAGCAGCTCGGGCCATGGGTGCCACACCCACACAGATTGTTCGCAAGGTCCTTTTACCTGAAGCTCTTCCTTCTCTTATCAATTCAGCCAGTATCTCATTGATCGCACTGGTAGGTTACTCAGCAATGGGTGGCGCAGTGGGTGCCGGCGGACTCGGGCAAATCGGTTACCAATATGGCTATGTGGGTTACGACGTGCTTATTATGAACACCGTCCTTGTAGCATTGGTCGTCTTAGTGTTTATTATCCAATTTATCGGAGACAGACTATCAAAATACTTCGATCATCGATAA
- a CDS encoding HEPN domain-containing protein yields the protein MLSFRSELENPVVEKEIIELDKKIRMFRDGELHEDKFKSLRLARGIYGQRQPGVQMVRIKLPFGQASFKQLLKISDVSDEYAIKNLHLTTRQDIQIHFVSLDRTPELWAELAQDDITLREACGNTVRNVTASPEAGIDKDEPFDVSPYAREMFEYLVRNPICQELGRKFKLGFSSSEKDSAFAYIHDIGFVPQIRTINGVEERGFRVMLGGGLGAQPMVGFLVHDFLHEDQIIPFAEAAIRVFGRLGERNNRNKARFKYVIQKLGLEAVLELIEQEYPALKSKTYKIDRNKVKAPNLPSYEGIAAEDVEDRSAYEVWRKTNVHEQKQEGYFSVYVKVPTGDISTAKARTLIAGLEGYAADEVRVTQNQGLLLKYIKEEGLPHVYNLLCEIDLASPGFDSVADITTCPGTDTCNLGISNSTEMARVLENLILTEYFDLVYNRDLKIKISGCMNSCGQHSLAHIGFHGSSLKAGKSVVPAAQVMLGGAKLGGGFGRAADRVIKVPSKRVTQVLRVLIDDYQEHATEAELYHDYYDRQTKDYFYRLLKPLADLTTITEEEFVDWGQKENYQKEIGIGECAGVVIDLVATLLFETEEKFIWATESFENKAWADSIFHAYSVFISGAKALLLDKGVNGNSHVSIIDGFDEHFVKTGEFPVRDSFSNIVLQIKANEPTQEFANAYLEEAKEFYQAISRVRDLASITD from the coding sequence ATGTTAAGTTTTCGAAGTGAACTAGAAAATCCTGTTGTAGAAAAGGAAATTATTGAACTAGATAAGAAAATTCGAATGTTCCGAGATGGAGAGCTCCATGAAGACAAATTTAAGAGTCTTCGTCTGGCTCGCGGAATTTACGGGCAAAGACAACCGGGGGTTCAAATGGTACGAATTAAACTTCCATTTGGACAGGCAAGTTTTAAGCAGTTGCTGAAAATTTCGGATGTCTCGGACGAATATGCGATCAAGAACCTTCATTTGACCACGCGTCAGGATATACAGATACACTTTGTTAGTCTTGACCGTACGCCAGAACTATGGGCAGAATTGGCTCAAGATGATATTACGCTTCGTGAGGCTTGTGGAAATACGGTGCGGAATGTGACTGCCTCGCCCGAAGCTGGGATAGACAAAGATGAACCTTTTGATGTTTCACCGTATGCGCGGGAGATGTTTGAATACCTGGTCCGTAATCCGATTTGTCAGGAGCTTGGTAGAAAGTTTAAATTGGGTTTTTCATCCAGTGAAAAAGATTCGGCATTTGCCTATATTCACGACATCGGTTTTGTGCCACAAATAAGGACGATAAATGGCGTGGAAGAACGTGGTTTTCGTGTTATGCTGGGTGGTGGACTTGGAGCACAGCCGATGGTGGGTTTCTTGGTTCACGATTTTCTTCATGAAGATCAAATTATTCCTTTTGCAGAAGCGGCGATACGGGTGTTTGGTCGACTTGGAGAGCGGAATAATCGTAATAAGGCGCGTTTTAAATATGTGATTCAGAAACTTGGCCTTGAAGCCGTTTTGGAGCTGATCGAACAGGAGTATCCGGCGCTGAAGTCAAAAACTTACAAAATAGACCGGAACAAGGTAAAAGCTCCGAACTTGCCATCTTATGAAGGTATTGCTGCCGAGGATGTTGAAGATCGATCGGCTTATGAGGTATGGCGAAAAACAAATGTTCACGAGCAGAAGCAAGAAGGATATTTTTCGGTGTATGTGAAAGTGCCCACCGGAGATATCAGTACCGCGAAAGCGCGAACCTTGATAGCTGGTTTGGAGGGCTACGCTGCTGATGAAGTCCGCGTTACCCAAAATCAGGGTCTTCTGTTAAAGTATATCAAAGAGGAAGGTTTGCCTCATGTTTATAATCTATTATGCGAGATTGACTTGGCATCGCCGGGTTTTGATAGTGTGGCTGATATTACCACTTGTCCCGGTACAGATACCTGTAACTTAGGTATTTCGAACAGTACGGAGATGGCAAGGGTATTGGAGAATCTGATTCTTACTGAATATTTTGATTTGGTCTATAATCGTGACCTTAAAATAAAGATCAGCGGATGTATGAACTCATGCGGTCAGCATAGTCTGGCACATATCGGTTTCCATGGAAGTTCATTGAAAGCCGGAAAGTCGGTCGTTCCCGCAGCGCAGGTGATGTTAGGGGGAGCGAAATTGGGCGGCGGATTTGGTCGGGCAGCTGACCGGGTAATCAAGGTGCCGTCGAAGCGGGTAACTCAAGTGTTAAGGGTGCTGATTGACGATTATCAAGAGCATGCAACTGAGGCTGAACTTTATCATGACTATTACGATCGTCAAACTAAAGATTATTTCTATCGATTATTGAAACCCTTGGCTGATCTTACTACAATTACGGAAGAAGAATTTGTGGATTGGGGCCAAAAAGAAAACTACCAGAAAGAGATTGGCATTGGTGAATGTGCGGGAGTAGTCATTGACTTGGTTGCTACGCTTCTGTTTGAGACGGAAGAGAAATTTATATGGGCAACAGAAAGCTTTGAGAATAAGGCCTGGGCCGATTCGATTTTCCATGCGTATAGCGTATTCATCAGCGGTGCAAAGGCACTGTTATTGGACAAAGGGGTTAACGGAAATTCGCATGTGTCGATTATCGATGGTTTCGATGAGCATTTTGTGAAAACGGGAGAGTTCCCTGTACGGGATAGCTTTTCGAATATTGTTTTACAGATTAAAGCGAATGAGCCAACGCAAGAATTTGCCAATGCATATTTGGAGGAAGCGAAAGAGTTTTATCAGGCGATTTCTCGGGTTAGAGATTTGGCCAGCATTACGGATTAG
- the metN gene encoding methionine ABC transporter ATP-binding protein MetN gives MIKLNNISKHFQQKRQRITALDNVSLEVPKGKIFGVIGASGAGKSTLIRCVNLLERPDSGMVQVNGVDLMQLSSSQLAKERRQIGMIFQHFNLLSSRTVFDNIAFPLELSRTPREAIKARVHDLLKLVGLEDKQHEYPANLSGGQKQRVAIARTLANKPRVLLCDEATSALDPATTESILKLLKDINQQLGITILLITHEMDVVKSICDEVAVISQGKLIEQGSVSDIFAHPKSELTREFIASTLKVNIPIKFQEKLDDPAHNGTKPLLKLEFTGESVNEPAMSEASRRFLLDNNIIFAQIEYAGDVQFGAMVVEVSGTAENIAQAIEYYKSKHIKVEVLGYV, from the coding sequence ATGATTAAGCTCAATAATATAAGCAAGCACTTTCAACAGAAACGTCAAAGGATTACCGCGCTGGACAATGTCAGTTTAGAAGTTCCGAAGGGCAAGATCTTTGGTGTAATCGGCGCCTCAGGAGCCGGCAAAAGCACATTGATCCGTTGCGTAAACCTGCTTGAAAGACCAGATTCCGGCATGGTTCAGGTTAACGGTGTTGATCTGATGCAACTTTCGTCTTCGCAGCTTGCGAAAGAGCGCAGACAGATCGGCATGATCTTTCAGCATTTTAACTTACTATCTTCAAGAACGGTTTTTGACAATATCGCCTTCCCATTAGAACTGAGCAGAACACCGCGGGAAGCTATCAAGGCACGAGTCCATGATCTCTTAAAACTGGTGGGTCTTGAAGACAAGCAACATGAATATCCGGCCAACCTATCGGGCGGACAAAAGCAGCGTGTAGCTATCGCCCGAACCTTAGCCAACAAACCGCGCGTGCTTCTATGTGATGAAGCTACGAGTGCCCTTGATCCGGCAACGACAGAATCCATCCTCAAGCTTCTGAAGGACATTAACCAGCAACTTGGTATCACCATCTTACTTATCACCCACGAAATGGATGTTGTGAAGAGCATTTGCGATGAGGTTGCTGTGATCAGTCAAGGGAAGCTCATTGAACAAGGAAGTGTTAGTGATATCTTCGCCCATCCCAAATCTGAGCTGACCAGAGAGTTTATCGCTTCGACGCTGAAGGTCAATATCCCAATAAAATTTCAGGAAAAACTGGATGATCCCGCACATAATGGAACGAAGCCCCTGCTAAAGCTTGAATTTACAGGTGAATCAGTTAACGAACCAGCGATGTCGGAAGCAAGCAGAAGGTTTCTTCTTGACAACAACATCATCTTTGCTCAGATCGAGTACGCAGGTGATGTCCAATTCGGTGCGATGGTCGTTGAAGTAAGCGGAACAGCAGAAAACATTGCCCAAGCGATTGAATATTACAAAAGCAAACACATTAAAGTGGAGGTATTAGGTTATGTCTGA
- the uvrA gene encoding excinuclease ABC subunit UvrA, whose translation MTLNTIESPKSHVLIKGARVHNLKNIDVSFPKNKLVVVTGMSGSGKSSLAFDTLYAEGRRRYIESLSSYARQFMGRMNKPEVDYIKGIAPAIAIEQKVITSNPRSTVGTSTEIYDYLKLLFARIGKTISPISGEEVQKDTVSSVVNFMVSQPEDTVLTIYSPLIPHNERTLKEELSVLLQKGYVRIKWKGDLVKVEDLLETKGLPNKKVGHDEVFVVVDRIRVDGEEETMSRMADSVQTAFFEGKGKCIVEFNGEEHTFSDLFERDGMMFEEPTPNFFSFNNPYGACPRCEGYGKVIGIDPDLVIPDKSKSVYDGAIAPWRGVKMGVWLKKLIDNALKFDFPIHRAYEDLNEEQKELLWTGNKHFKGLNAFFKDLEEHTYKIQYRVMLSRYRGKTDCPECKGSRLRKDAAYVTINGMSIVDLVLLPIDRSLEFFEKLELSETESKIAKRLLTEITNRLRFLTNVGLSYLTLNRLSNTLSGGESQRINLATSLGSSLVGSIYVLDEPSIGLHPRDTNQLISVLRSLRDIGNSVVVVEHEQEMMQAADYIIDIGPEAGSHGGELVYAGDYEGIIESDESYTGRYLSGKEEIEIPDYRRKWNAYVQVQGARQNNLKNIDVKFPLGVFTVVTGVSGSGKTSLVKQILYPALQKVIGGYANEKTGLFNELGGDYKQVERVELIDQNPIGRSSRSNPVTYVKAWDEIRALYAGLPAAKAMGLKPASFSFNVDGGRCDVCQGEGEIKVEMQFIADIFLPCEACNGKRFKQHVIDVTYQDKSVSDVLDLTVDEAIDFFSEQPKIIAKLQPLADVGLGYVKLGQSSNTLSGGEAQRIKLASFLVKGNQSKNAVFIFDEPTTGLHFHDIKKLLKSFNALLEQGNTILVIEHNMDVIKCADWIIDIGPEGGERGGAVVFEGVPENIVNCKESYTGQYLAPYFK comes from the coding sequence ATGACTTTAAATACTATAGAAAGCCCAAAATCCCATGTTTTGATCAAGGGTGCAAGGGTGCATAATCTTAAGAATATTGATGTATCATTTCCGAAGAACAAGCTTGTTGTTGTAACAGGGATGTCGGGGTCTGGCAAATCGTCTTTGGCATTTGACACGCTATATGCTGAAGGGCGGCGGCGCTACATAGAGAGCCTTTCCTCGTATGCTCGACAGTTTATGGGGCGAATGAATAAACCTGAAGTTGATTATATCAAGGGAATTGCTCCGGCAATTGCGATTGAGCAAAAGGTAATTACCAGTAATCCGCGATCAACTGTTGGTACCTCTACGGAAATTTACGATTATTTAAAATTGCTTTTTGCTAGAATTGGAAAAACAATTTCTCCGATATCGGGCGAGGAGGTCCAGAAGGATACGGTGAGTTCCGTTGTGAATTTTATGGTTTCGCAGCCTGAAGATACTGTACTGACCATTTATAGCCCGCTGATTCCGCATAATGAGCGAACGCTGAAAGAAGAGCTTTCAGTTTTGCTTCAAAAGGGCTATGTGCGTATCAAGTGGAAAGGGGATTTGGTGAAGGTAGAGGATTTGTTGGAGACGAAAGGTTTACCGAATAAAAAAGTGGGCCATGATGAAGTTTTTGTCGTAGTGGACCGAATCCGGGTAGATGGTGAAGAGGAAACCATGAGTCGGATGGCAGATTCGGTGCAAACAGCTTTCTTTGAGGGAAAAGGAAAGTGTATCGTCGAGTTTAATGGTGAGGAGCATACCTTCAGTGATTTATTCGAGCGTGATGGGATGATGTTTGAAGAGCCCACGCCGAATTTCTTTAGTTTTAATAACCCTTATGGAGCTTGCCCTCGCTGTGAAGGTTATGGGAAGGTGATTGGTATTGATCCTGATCTGGTGATTCCTGATAAGAGTAAATCTGTCTACGATGGTGCTATTGCTCCTTGGCGCGGTGTAAAAATGGGAGTCTGGTTAAAGAAGTTGATCGATAATGCGTTGAAGTTTGATTTTCCAATCCACCGAGCCTATGAGGATCTGAATGAAGAGCAGAAAGAATTGTTGTGGACGGGGAATAAGCATTTTAAAGGGCTCAATGCATTTTTTAAAGATCTGGAGGAGCATACGTATAAGATACAGTACCGGGTAATGCTATCGAGATATAGGGGAAAAACAGACTGCCCCGAATGTAAGGGATCTCGGTTGAGGAAGGATGCGGCTTATGTGACAATCAATGGGATGTCGATTGTTGATTTGGTTCTTTTGCCGATTGATCGCAGTCTTGAGTTTTTTGAGAAACTGGAGCTTTCCGAAACAGAAAGTAAGATTGCGAAGCGACTGCTGACAGAAATAACCAATCGCTTACGTTTTTTGACCAATGTAGGTTTGTCGTATTTGACATTGAACCGTTTGTCAAATACGCTCTCAGGTGGAGAGTCGCAGCGTATCAACTTGGCAACTTCGTTGGGGAGTTCACTTGTAGGGTCTATCTATGTGCTGGATGAGCCCAGCATTGGTTTGCATCCGCGAGATACAAATCAGTTGATCTCTGTCCTGAGATCACTCCGTGATATTGGAAATTCAGTAGTAGTAGTCGAACACGAGCAGGAGATGATGCAGGCTGCTGACTATATTATCGATATAGGTCCTGAAGCGGGTTCACATGGGGGTGAATTGGTTTATGCAGGTGATTACGAAGGGATTATTGAGTCGGACGAAAGTTATACAGGTCGTTATCTGAGCGGTAAGGAGGAAATTGAGATCCCTGATTATCGGAGGAAGTGGAATGCCTATGTCCAGGTTCAGGGTGCACGGCAGAATAACTTGAAGAATATCGACGTTAAATTTCCGCTTGGTGTTTTTACGGTCGTAACGGGCGTCTCTGGTTCAGGTAAGACTTCTTTGGTTAAACAAATACTGTATCCGGCTTTGCAGAAAGTGATCGGTGGATATGCTAATGAAAAAACAGGTTTGTTCAATGAGCTTGGTGGCGATTATAAGCAGGTTGAACGAGTTGAATTAATTGATCAGAATCCCATCGGTCGTTCTTCACGATCAAACCCGGTTACCTACGTGAAGGCTTGGGATGAGATTCGCGCGCTCTATGCAGGTTTGCCGGCTGCAAAAGCCATGGGGTTAAAACCGGCTTCATTTTCATTTAACGTGGACGGCGGCCGTTGCGACGTTTGCCAGGGAGAAGGGGAGATTAAAGTAGAAATGCAATTTATCGCCGACATCTTTCTTCCTTGTGAAGCTTGTAATGGAAAACGTTTTAAGCAGCACGTCATAGACGTGACTTATCAAGATAAATCGGTTAGTGATGTTCTTGATCTAACGGTTGACGAGGCAATCGACTTCTTCTCAGAGCAACCTAAAATTATTGCAAAATTGCAGCCATTGGCAGACGTGGGTTTGGGTTATGTCAAACTGGGACAGTCTTCAAATACCTTGTCAGGTGGTGAGGCTCAGCGAATTAAGCTGGCTTCTTTTCTGGTTAAGGGTAATCAAAGTAAGAATGCTGTGTTTATTTTCGATGAGCCGACAACCGGATTGCACTTTCATGATATCAAAAAGCTTTTGAAGTCGTTTAACGCTCTGTTAGAACAAGGTAATACCATTTTGGTTATTGAACACAATATGGATGTGATTAAATGTGCCGATTGGATCATCGATATTGGTCCGGAAGGAGGAGAGCGAGGAGGAGCGGTTGTTTTTGAGGGGGTTCCTGAAAATATTGTAAATTGCAAAGAGTCTTATACCGGGCAATACTTGGCCCCTTATTTTAAGTAA
- a CDS encoding RNA polymerase sigma factor yields the protein MVLHTQTDQQLIHLYIRGNENGLEELINRHKAKIYTSIFLLVKDAHLAEDLFQDTFIKVIKTLKRGKYNEEGKFLPWVIRIAHNLVIDYFRKEKRTPIITNNEGFDIFDVLHFYDESIEDRLLKEQTHKDLRSLIHRLPDSQKEVLIMRHYCEMSFRDIAEITGVSINTALGRMRYAINNLRKMMNTRELSLNIALNAGA from the coding sequence ATGGTTCTACACACACAGACTGATCAACAACTTATCCATCTCTATATCCGTGGCAATGAAAACGGCTTAGAGGAACTCATAAACCGCCATAAGGCAAAAATATACACCTCCATTTTTTTATTGGTAAAAGACGCGCATCTCGCAGAAGATCTTTTCCAGGATACCTTTATCAAGGTTATCAAAACCCTTAAAAGAGGAAAATACAATGAAGAAGGAAAGTTCCTGCCTTGGGTTATCCGCATTGCCCATAACTTAGTGATTGACTATTTCCGAAAAGAGAAACGTACGCCGATCATCACCAATAACGAAGGCTTTGACATCTTTGATGTCCTTCATTTTTATGATGAAAGTATTGAAGACCGCCTGTTAAAAGAACAGACGCATAAGGATCTCCGTTCCTTAATCCACCGTCTTCCGGATTCACAAAAAGAAGTACTGATTATGCGCCATTACTGCGAGATGAGCTTCCGCGACATTGCAGAGATCACCGGCGTCAGCATCAACACAGCCTTGGGTCGCATGCGTTACGCAATTAATAACCTGCGAAAAATGATGAACACAAGAGAATTGTCTCTCAATATCGCCCTCAACGCGGGGGCCTGA
- a CDS encoding calcineurin-like phosphoesterase C-terminal domain-containing protein has protein sequence MRKRVTILTFGLLLFHFASFAQEIAKGVVFEDINKNGVKERREKGIAGVSVTNGVQVVQTDNKGRYELPVGSDNIIAVIKPGDYNVRANEDQLPQFFYIHKPHGSPELEYAGVEPTGDLPKSIDFPLVKNEVGENFKMILFGDPQVYTEEEVAYYKKAVVEELRGVEGYEFGMSLGDLVGNRPDLFNPYIAATKEIGTPWYNVMGNHDINFDVEVDSLSDESYEAHFGPANYAFNHGKVHFIVLDDIIYPDPRDGKGYWGGLNDQQLAFIENDLRFVPKDYLVVLAFHIPISNDAGFRPESRARLFEILKDFPHTLSLSAHTHKQSHFMMGSDKGWLQENPHHHFNSGTTSGNWYSGRINEVGVPVSMMADGTPKGYSFISFDGNDYTIDYKVVGEPEEHQIGIYAPKVTAAGIKGAISIYANFYMGKDGDEVMVRIGDGEWKPMNRVEEYDPTFVAERVLWDLTEEVLEGRKPGNPGISNHLWKFNLPNNKLTKGVYPIEVRATDMFGRTFTEKSLIRVE, from the coding sequence ATGAGAAAGCGCGTTACCATTTTAACTTTCGGTCTTTTATTGTTTCACTTCGCTTCGTTTGCTCAAGAAATAGCGAAAGGGGTCGTCTTTGAGGATATTAATAAAAATGGAGTTAAAGAAAGAAGAGAAAAGGGAATAGCCGGTGTTTCGGTGACCAATGGTGTTCAGGTAGTGCAAACTGATAACAAAGGAAGGTATGAACTGCCTGTCGGGAGTGATAATATTATCGCTGTAATTAAGCCGGGTGACTATAATGTACGCGCAAACGAAGATCAGCTGCCTCAATTTTTCTATATACATAAACCACACGGATCGCCGGAATTAGAATATGCCGGTGTGGAACCTACGGGTGATCTACCTAAATCGATTGATTTCCCGTTGGTGAAAAATGAAGTGGGTGAAAATTTCAAGATGATCTTATTCGGGGATCCACAGGTATATACGGAAGAGGAGGTTGCCTATTACAAAAAAGCCGTTGTGGAGGAACTTCGCGGTGTCGAAGGTTATGAGTTTGGAATGAGCCTGGGCGATTTAGTGGGTAACAGACCGGACTTGTTCAATCCGTATATTGCTGCAACGAAAGAAATTGGCACACCATGGTACAACGTGATGGGAAACCATGATATCAATTTCGATGTGGAGGTTGACTCCCTGTCAGATGAGTCATACGAAGCTCATTTTGGCCCTGCAAACTATGCTTTCAATCATGGTAAGGTGCATTTTATAGTCTTGGATGATATTATTTATCCGGATCCGCGAGATGGAAAAGGTTATTGGGGTGGATTGAATGATCAACAGCTGGCTTTTATCGAGAATGACTTGCGCTTTGTGCCAAAAGACTATCTGGTCGTGTTAGCTTTTCATATTCCGATTTCCAACGATGCTGGCTTCCGTCCGGAAAGTCGTGCTCGTTTGTTCGAGATTTTGAAAGATTTTCCACATACTCTGTCGCTTTCTGCTCATACGCATAAGCAATCGCATTTTATGATGGGATCAGACAAAGGGTGGTTGCAAGAAAATCCACATCATCATTTTAATTCCGGAACCACTTCGGGTAACTGGTACAGTGGTCGGATTAATGAAGTAGGAGTGCCGGTTTCGATGATGGCTGATGGCACGCCGAAGGGCTATTCGTTTATTAGTTTCGACGGGAATGACTATACGATTGATTATAAAGTTGTAGGCGAGCCCGAAGAACATCAGATCGGTATTTATGCACCGAAGGTGACGGCTGCAGGTATTAAAGGGGCGATCAGTATTTATGCTAACTTTTATATGGGGAAAGACGGTGATGAAGTAATGGTACGGATTGGGGATGGGGAATGGAAGCCGATGAACCGGGTGGAGGAATACGATCCTACATTTGTTGCTGAGCGTGTGCTGTGGGATTTGACGGAAGAGGTGTTGGAAGGTAGAAAGCCTGGTAACCCCGGTATTAGCAACCATTTATGGAAATTCAACCTGCCCAATAACAAACTGACAAAAGGTGTTTACCCGATTGAGGTTAGGGCCACTGATATGTTTGGACGAACCTTTACGGAGAAAAGTTTGATCCGGGTTGAGTAA
- a CDS encoding RrF2 family transcriptional regulator, with product MLTKKSKYGIKALIFLGKNYGKEPVQIMKIATEEQIPKKFLEQILIELRNAGLLYSIKGAKGGYSLNKDPKDIRMTQVIRLLDGPIALLPCVSLNFYRKCDECISEEICGIRDTFAEVRDAMLQILNDTSIADMIDRENSRIQNI from the coding sequence ATGTTAACAAAAAAATCCAAGTACGGGATCAAAGCCCTTATCTTTCTTGGGAAGAATTATGGCAAAGAGCCTGTGCAGATTATGAAAATTGCGACGGAAGAACAGATTCCGAAGAAATTTTTGGAGCAGATTCTGATTGAACTTCGGAACGCTGGACTTCTCTATAGTATTAAAGGGGCGAAAGGAGGGTATAGTTTGAACAAAGATCCCAAGGATATTCGGATGACGCAGGTTATCCGGCTATTGGACGGCCCTATTGCTTTATTGCCTTGTGTGAGTTTGAATTTCTATCGGAAATGTGATGAGTGTATTTCGGAGGAAATCTGTGGTATTAGGGACACTTTTGCTGAGGTCCGTGACGCGATGCTGCAGATTCTCAATGACACGAGCATTGCAGATATGATTGATCGGGAAAACTCTAGAATTCAAAACATATAA